The following DNA comes from Nicotiana sylvestris chromosome 10, ASM39365v2, whole genome shotgun sequence.
aataaaaaatagacttcaaacaaataatgaaaaaaattaaaaaaattaaggcgcctcataaagtttggctttaggTCACAAAATTCGTCGGGCCGGGAACTTCTCACCCCGAGGGAGGCGGGAAGCGGTAGCTTCTAGAATGGAAGCTTCTCCTTTACTTTTTTAGAGCGTATCGctattttgaaataaaaaaaaggttTATGGATGAAGTAATCGGAATGACAAGTGGTTACGGTTGCGGAAAGCGGAGAAAGTCGGGAACCGTCGGTTACCTTTTGAATCAAAGTAGCGACAAGCCGAGTATTACGACTACAGGGGGAGAAGCAAAGCTTCGTAGACAGCTTCGCTTCCTCCTCGCTTCTTTCCTGGCGACTAGCTTCTCAAGTGGGCGGCTTGGTAAGCAAGCTATCTTCAGCATCGGTAAAATCCCTATCAATAATAGGCCGGAATGGTTGGAAGCAAATGGGAATGAGACTGTACGTATCTACTCCGTTTCAGCACAGAAGGCAGCACTTTTCATTATTTCTTATACAATGATGATTCATATAGCCGACTCCCACTTTTTGTTGTTGTATATGAAGTTAAAACTGCTTTCTACCTTATAGTGAGAAACTACTTTCAGAAATACTTCTTTTCTTCAATATTGGTGCTAAAATTTCTGCTAAAACCATTAATGTAGCTCATGCGTGTCTATTTAGGTTTTGTTCTTTCATTTTCTGCAATTAGCTTTCATGGATTTTCCTTTCCCTTACATATGGAACTCTTGAAGTTGCATTATATTCACCTGGCTTGACCTATATTTCCAGATTTTGGAGAAATGAAAAGAAACATGTTtattttgtttctagtttttTTCTTACTGAACTTTTAGTAAATGTTGTTTCAATATTCTATGATAGTTCATGCATCAAGGAAATTTCCTCCAACCTTCTCAGAAACAGCATGGCAGTATATTATCCTGACTAGAAAACACCTGCAGTGAGATAAAAAATTGATTTGTCttcattaaatattttttattgaGTTTAACTTCTATGCACTAacaatataaaataatttttatacttTTAGAATACCTAAATGATAATTACAGGTGGGATTAGTAAACCGAAAAATAAAGCATATCACCTTGCTAGCTATAACATGCATGTTAAAAATACACTGATAGAGTAAAACTTCTTTTCATTAAGCCCTCCCAAAACATCTCCATCTACTGTCAAACATATAAAATGTTTGTTTATATGTTAAATAGGTGTGGGATTAATAAATACACAGAATAAACCATGCCACTTTTTCACTAAAGCAATAAATTATTCTTTTCAGCTTTGACTATTTGATAAGTTGTTCCTGTGCAGAAgcttgaattttaaattaaacaaGATCATGATCTCCATGATATCCTTCACACACAAGAAATGGTGTGGACACTTGGAACAAATTCCTTAGATAGAACCTATGTGGATTGCTGCAGAAAGTCAACCTAAAACTAACAGAAGgccaaaataatagtaataatttaTCAACATGTTGATGACTAGCTGATTCTATGGCCTAATGAGTCAtttttagttatatatatatagctatacAGATTATTAACATGATCCACATAGAAATTTTTAAGACAGAAATTACAAACAATTCATCAGTTTTTGCTGAAAATGTATGTAACAAGGCCTCTTTCTTACTACCAACAGAATCCAGATGCTCTTTCATTACCTCCTGAAGGTCCAAATTCAGGTTACTTAGTGGTTCAAGATGAGGAATCTGAAACATATTGTTGTTTTGGACTTTGCAAAAATCATGATCTCATGGACCTTCCTTTCCCTCAGAACAAGAATCTAACTGTTCGATACGAAACTGGTGATGGTGAGCACAAGATTATTCTCAAGGAAGATGTAATGTTCATTCCAGTTCTTAATAAACCACTGTCCTCCAATCAATATTATGCTATCAAGCCTCATGGAAAGAGCAAAGGGTATGTTACTGTATCTACACATTTAATTTTGTGTGACAGTCTAATTATATGTTTTGATATTCGACACGAGCCAGTAATAGCGTAAATATGAATCTTCTCATTCCTGTCTGCACTTTAGAAGAAATCAGCATACGAAGTTCAGCCTCATTATTGTGTATTAGCCTTTCATTAATTGGAGTGCATAACAATTTATTATGGCAAAACTCATTTTCTGGTTTTATATCTTTGCCTGAATAAACCAAGGTCAAGGGAGGATCTACATGATCCAAAGGGGGTTGAATTAAATCCCTTTGGTAAAAAAAATTATACCGTGCAAATAGGGGTAAAACCAACTTCTTTTTATATATATGGTATTTATATAACTATATGTGTGTTTATGTGTATTATAACATCTCCTTTTAGTATAGTGGCAAAGGCGACCCAAAAAATGCTTTAGGCTGAAGGTTTGGATCTCAAGTTCGACATTCTTGAAGTTTTTGAATTCCCTAGTTAGAGTTTCTGCTTTGGCCATTATGACCAAGGTAATGAATCTTACAATTCCCCGATTGGCCTTTTCGCAGAAAAGCATTCATGTGTTCAAAGGAGGAAGACAAACAAAACTGCTGTTTCTGCAGATGTATACGTGACGTTAAACCCAAGCCATTAGATCCAGAGGAGGTATATCAGCAGTGTGAGATCTGTCTATATGTTACAAGTTGCAGTGGAAAAGGTCGCTTTTTTGCTAAATCTCTTGCTCCTGATGGTTTTCCACCGCGGTTTCTAAGGCGAAAAGGTTGGTATCTTTGTGCCAAAACTCCTAAAAGTTATGAACTAAGTGATGATGCTCTAGGCCTAAATGCTGAGTTGAGGCAACAACTTCCAGAGTTCAATCTCACACCATCTTGTAAAACTTCTGAAGCTGTGGTTGTAGGGAAATGGTATTGTCCTTTCATGTTTATCAAAGATGGAACAGTCAAAGAGCGAATGGAGAGATCAATGTTCTATGAAATGACACTTGAACAGAAATGGGAGCAGTTTTTCACTTGTCAAAATGACTACAATAATGAAGGGAATTCAGTACTTGTGGATGTTGTTCTTGACACAAAAATTGTCCTTATTGCTGAAAGTAAAGCAAAATGGGATGAATCAAATGTTGTTGAGGGAGTAATATGGTTTAGAAGCTatgataaaaatggaaaagaaatacCAAGTGTGGGATTGAGACAAGAAATAGTACAAAGAATGAAGTGGGAACAAGAAAGAGGTGGATGGCAAAATAAAGGAAGAATTAAACAAGTTCAACAATACAGAGAAAAGGTTAGTAAATGGAAGAAATTCAGTTCCTATGTCTTGATTGAAAGGTTTGTGTTGAGGAGAATGGATAAAAGCTTGGTGATGACTTATGATTTCAAGCACATTGACAAGCTTAAGAGCATATGGGAGTAATGTTAGGTGGCGCACACAAAATTCTGCATAAGTATCGTCGACTTGTTATCACAGCTCGACTTATACAAAGTTTACATGTCGGCTTGTTATCACAACTCAACTTGTACACGACAGCCCACCCACCGTGACATGCACAGAACCATAGCATGGATGACGCATATTGTTACatcccgtaagtttaacaactttgataccgttatatatatttgatatgatattttgagtggaatatttttgtaaaatagtttgagaaaaaaaaatatgattttatatagttattaatattactactttcgaataaattttaaattatacacataatacgAGAAAGTTTATAAATGAGATTTTCGTtattttaaaaatagaaaaaaaaattcccGCAAGAAAAAAAGGGTTATCTCTTTACCATTTTCAGAATTAAGAGTAcggaaaatttgtactctttatatgaaattagaaaaattagaagttgataaaatatatatatttttacatggatattttaataaaatactaGTGTATATCTTTGTTTGTatgataccacatgaccataatagtaaggtatataaagtgtgttaaaagtgagtagtattttaagtaatttgatataattcttaattatgtggataattggacAATTAATaaattttagtgggagattaattaaAAATCTTTGGATAAGTTTAAATAACCTTAGGTGGAAACTTGTGGTTTAGAAAAAGTGTGACTCATATCTTTAATAATATAGGTGACATGATTTAGAGCGGAGGAATATTTATAAAAAGTAAAAACGAAGGGGTGGAAAAGGAACACACAGGGCTGTAGCTTTGGTTAAATAATTCTGGCTTCAATTCTTGCGTTAGTTTGGCTCTCTCCTTCCATCGTTGTTAGtgctttttctttcatttcttgcTTTCCAATTATTTTGTTCCAATAGTCTAAGTTTTGTCATGGATGCTCGTTACATAACACCAGTAAGAGTCCATTTGCATGAGCAAAAGAAATGTGGATGTGGATCACCTACTGTTAACTTCATGGTGGACTTATGCACATAAACTATTCCTCTCTAATCTGTTATAGGTATTACCTTAACAGATGGAAAAGTTTTTTGCAAGTTGGaggatgaaaaaaaaaaaagttgaacaagaaagaaaaaagcaTGGGATATTTCtttcttttgtatatttttttttggttgatTTGGAGAGAAATAGTAGAATACGTAAGGTGTGGAGAACTCTATGTGAGGGGGTTAAAAGTTTGTCTTCCTTATTTACATCTAAAAATTGGTATCATGGACACTGGTCCACAGCTGCTGCTGTGGTCTGTTTTTCTCTTCACTAgtgggattgtcaagagaattggctcaggtatgttaaagttatcccttctttcttttggcatgatccatacgatataaacgaaacgagaaaatacacaacttccataaatgactttattcatagaagtattagtaATGCCTacgttcttgaattcccatgtatCCTATTACTTTATcctctgttcatgggtctcggaAAAATACGtaaagttgaaaaaagtttatttcatgatattattcaaaggcataatggtcttgtgatattccgaaagattttattaacgtactttccatgcattgcattcatttacatgtgcatttacccatgactcagacggcgttatatacgcgtatatatgtatatatatgtatatgggatatggtaaaggttatggcgttatatacgcaccaccacctgatcagttggtatacgatgatgatattgcccacagtggctaaaatgATATGATGGAATGTCCTCAGAGGCTTGACGATGTTATGTACGTACatacctatgcattacatgacatttatacgcatatgcatgacattataaatatttcacgaTTTACAGAGTcgtccagacttacaggttgagtcatttactctatatttcttccatgtcttaaattaatgttgacttattattatgtttcagttctgccttacatactcagtacattattcgtactgacgttcttTTATTGGGGACGctacattcatgcctgcaggtatagataaacagtttgacgagccctcatagtagatgaAGTTTGCACTTAGCTTCACtcagtaagactccacctcattcggagtgcagccgaatctatgagtcatcgtgtcagagtcatcgtgtcagagtttttctacagacttatgggtaggctggTACCCCGTCCCATTTGATGTCGAATAATCCTAGAGGCTTTGAAGATAGAGGTTCAATAtatacagtatgtcagaggcttTAACggtccatatgtattcatgttttaagaaaaaatgGTTCAGTGATAAATGTTTTCCACTTACAATTTTATATTATGAGTTGTGGTCGCGTTgcccatgatagttataaaaAGGAATGGATAAGTTACGGAGTGGTTCATTCGGGCCACTACGACACTGGGTGCTaaccacgcctccccaggttcggggcgtgacacatATATATTATGTATAATTTTTTTCTAAACGGTGTTGAATGGTACCTTTTGCTCAAGGATGTTTTTGATGTTTCTGCGTGCATGTGTGACAATATCTTGGATCCAGTGTCAAATTTTGATAAAAGACATGGGCATAATATTCTACTCTAGCCTATTCTTCCACTTCAGGTTGTTTAGTTGTACTAAACACTTTTGACAATCTGTCGTATATAAGTGACTAGAACATGATAATTCAAAGACAAAGCTTAGCTGATGGTAGTAACATGCCATTGTTTGTTGCAGCTACTGAAACTAGAAAGCTTTTTACATAATAGTGCAGAGGATTAGGCTTTTTTGAACTGTCCTTCACAATCAGATCAATATGCTTTGACATTTAGCAGAGTGAATTGTCCTAAACTCCAATGAAAGAGCATTTATCAAACTTTCAATTTGACAACAAAATTGCTGTTTATGCCATATTCCAAGTCATTATGCAGAAAAATACACGAAGATCTTGCAAGGTTTTCTTTTCTTGGAAAATATCTCTGGTGATTAGTTGGTGAGCGAAAAACATATCttctagaaaaaaaaattatattaacgaTCAATTGTATTAGCAAATCTGATGATCACTTTAGTAAGTTATACTGAAAGGACACCCTTTACTGACATAGGCATATGGATATAAGTTATCTTGTTAGTCATACTGCTTCTTCTTATTTGCTAGAATTTGATGAAAAATTTGAGCAAATTCGAAGCACGCTAGTGCCAAGGAAACCCATAAAACTTGCTCATTCGAAGATTAATAGGTAGTGAAAATAGACTATAAGCCTGTTGCTCAAGAAAATCACCAACTAAGGAAAGAAGGCTACTCCGGTGCACTAAGCTACCACTATGTGCATGGtctggggaagggccggaccacaagggtctattgtatgtaGCCTTACCCTGTAattctgcaagaggctatttccGCAGCCCAATCGGTGACCTCCTGGTCATATTGCAGCAACTTTACCAATTACGCTAAGACTGCCCTTTACACCAactaaggaaagaacaacaacaacaactcagtataatctcactagtggggtcaggggagggtagtgtgtacgcagaccttacccctaccctggagtagagaggttgtttccaaatagaccatcGGCATCCTTtcctccaagaactccccaccttgctcttggggtgaatcaaactcacaacctcttggttggaagtgggggttgcttaccatcagagcaacccctcttgtcaaaCTAAGGAAAGAACTAGTTAAAAAATCATGACATAACTTAAACGTTCATTTCTTCCAATTGATGCACCCTCTTAACTTTACAAAATTCATGTCTTGTTTACCCCAAACAAGGCTACCAAAGTATCCCTTATCAATCAAAATGCACTTCTTGAAAGTAAATATGCCTGATTTGTAGGCCAACATTTTGCTCCTTCGTAGTTCATTCTATTCACACAAGTGCGGAATGAAATGAATAGAAGAAATGCAGCTTCGGAACTTTGCAATGCAAGTAAATCAAGAATGTTAAAATGGACGACATATGCTTATAAAGGCAAAGTTATCGTTCTACCAGAACACAAAAGCATCCACAAAACAGTTAAAGTTGCCGGGTTTTAAACTAAACTATACCAGAAACAGTGATGCAAAACATCATATCCTGGACGAAGTAAGACAAAACAAATACTCtatccgttccagtttatgtaaacctatttcctttttggttcgttccaaaaagaatgaaccctttctaaatttggaaacaatttagatTAAATTCTCAATTCTACCCTTAGTGAGAattttttataaccacacaaataccgTGAATCCCTTTTTGagttgtttaggaccacaaagttcaaaagttttcattttttcttaaacccCGCGCCCAGTCAAATAGGTttacataaattggaacagatGTAGTACTAAACTATCTCAGTCTTCGGATAAACATTTGAGACTTGAAAGTTTTCCCCCATGACAGTCTTGAGTGAGTAAAAATTTGGAATGTATCTAGTCGCTGCAGTGCCATTACCATAAACTTTCACCTTCCTAAACTTCGTCATTTTGGGCTGTAAGAAACTAGTTGTGTGCCACGCTCGTGTTGCATCAAGATTTCTCCATCTTTCCAAATTATGATTGGTACATATCTAGCATCACAGATATCACGCGGAATAGAATCCATCAAAATGCGATCTTTAATCCAAGATTCAGCTATTCCATACTCTTTCATCCACCATATATCAACATGCGTCATATAACTATTATCAGACAAACACAAACAATTCCCTAATTCTACTAGCCTCAAGCAAAAGGATGGAGTTTCCAAACCAGGTGGAGCTGGCACGGGCTTCACCTCTTCTGTCCCATTATTAAAGGAGTAAATGCTAGCACTTTTTTCAGTATTTTCATCATCTAGCCAATGAAGAGCACCAGTTACATTAACACTACCATGAAACGATCCACATAAAGGATATGGAGCCTTACCCGCATTTCTCCATTCGCTATCAACTCCAAGAATGTAAACATCCAATTCAGATACTTCAGGACGACCACGAAACTTCCTAACTACTGATCTCAATACTTTATACTGTTCAGATCCTTCACTAAAGCAAAACGCATAAGCAACACGACGAACTCTTTTCTCATATTCGGGTAATTTAACCTTGAAATACTCACCCAAAAGTGGATTGCTAATGTAAAGCGAATGATTTTCATCATACTTATCACTATCCATCAAACGTATGAACCCATTACAAGAACCAATTATTTCCAACTTTGGTTTATACAAACCGCCAATTTTCGGTTTTAGTTGAGGGAGGTGAAACTTAGGACCCAATATAACTGGCCTATTTCGGGGGCGAGAGTAATAATCATAACCAGCTTTAAGTTCAATAATTGCAGCGTTAAAGCAATCAACCGAAAGCAAAATGCAAGGAAAATTAAGCGATCTTGTCTGATACATGGTAATAAATAAAGGGTCAGAAGTTATAAGATTATACCAACGTTTGCAAACGCTCTTAGCGCGGAAAATGGGTTTGATTGGCAATCTTGAAAGGATTTCCACCATAATCGACCTTGGTAGGTCCATAATTGTGATTTCATAAGCTCTTCTTCTTTTGCAATCACAATCAGATTTGACAAATACATATTTTTTAACGATCTTTTGTTTTTGGTTCTTGAAATTGCTTAGTATTGAGTTTGAGACAGCGATAGGGACATCAAAAAGCTTGGTCACATTGGCTTCCATTTTTTCTCTTACTTTTTCTTTTGGTGGAGAAGTCGCTAATTTTAAGGGCTTTGGCCTTTGGGAGTTTTGGCGCGGAAAATGACTGGAATTGGCGGGAGTAATAAACAAATATTTTCTATGGATTACATTTATTAATATTTGGGATAATAGTACTTCCTCCCCTCCCCCTCCTCCCCCATTTAGTGGTAAATACTGACTTACCAAATTTAATCtttaattaaataatatatatgttcttgatccctttatataggaaaCATGTTATATTTGGAGTATCTTTAGAAGTATATTGCCATCAAATATGgggtaacaacaacaataacacacCCGAATTGATCTCACAAGTAGTATCTAGGGAGGGTAGAGTCTATTCAGACGTTATCACTACCTTGTATGACGTAGAAcgactgtttccaatagaccattGGCTCAAAAAATATATTCTCAAAACAGGTTTGAAAATATAAGAGTAgataaattatgaaaaaatattccaaaaaacgaaaatattgataacagaaataatataataaccaaagcaaaataaaaataacaaagtaGTAAAACTgaagaataagaaaataatagcAGTACAAGTTTAATATAATACATATGTGACTAGGTGTTTGAACAATTAATAATTATGGTAAATTTAGTTAGATATCAATTAATTTAGTTAGATATCAAAATGACTAAATTCAAACTTTATCAATAACTGAAGGATATTTTAGGCGTCaaaatgaaaatatagacaagtTTTGGGCCGTTTATGTATTtggtgttataaatatattatattatggatgttcatttagtactccgttgtagaTAAGCTTTTTgaccatatgggactccaccgtaaatatgtttatctatttagtactctattggaaataagcttcctgaagaagcttatcacttcggtacccggttatggataaatattacccccggtagaagattatccatcgggtataataagcttatcctttcagtatccagttatggataaacattacccccggtagaaaattatccataccgggtataataagcttatcctttcagtacccagttatggataaacattaccgccggtagaagattatccatatcgggtataagtttatcctttcagtactccgttatggataaacattgctctcagtagaagattatccatatctggtatagtagcagcttacacaacagcttcatttcttctataaatagaagagatttcagttcattatgtacatcagtttgaattcgaataatataacagtttctctctatacttgtctttactttacaatctttattttataacacgttatcagcacgagactttgacatctcgagcaaatactttgaaagtattagaggtaagaactttcttttcctaaataatgtcaaatctttctaaacttgaatttgtaaccctggatatatcgggcaaaagctatatgtcttgggtgcttgatgctgaaattcatcttgatgcgcgatgggtctggcagacaccatcaaggataaaaatcaggcatcaaaccaaggtcgtgccaaagcaatgatattcctacgccatcaccttgatgatggtctgaaaatgaaatatctcactattaaagatccagtcatattgtggaataatttgaaagatagatatgaccacctgaagatggtcgttcttctacatgcacgttatgattggactcatctaaggctacaagattttaaatctatcagtgagtataattctgttatgttcagaattatttttcaattgaaattatgtggtgataatattactgatcatgatatgttggagaaaacttttaccacttttcatgcctcaaaTATGCTCCTGCaacagcaatatcgagagatgggatttaaaaagtattctgaacttatctcagatcttcttatagcagagcaacatattgggctattaatgaaaaatcatgaaagtcgacctattggttcttgtccattccctgaagtgaatgagacgaacttccaccaagctaaacgtggaagaggtcgtggccccaatcgtggtcatggtcgtggtcggggaagaaacctcaatcatggtaataataatgcaccaaagaagcctcctcaccaccaacATTGgtaaaggaaggaacaaaagcatgaagcggtgcaagcgccaaatgtagaaaatgcatgctatagatgcgGAGGAAAAGgacactggtcacgtacctgtcgtacgccaaagcacctggttgagctttatcaagcctccctgaaaaagacagagaaaaatgctgaagcaaattttatttctgaagataatttagacttcatgcatttggatgtagctgattactttgcactcccaaaaggagaaacaagtcatgtaatcggtagtgaatctgtagaaatgtaaatattttaatttttgttatttgtaatagatagtatggttatgtaattgttgtacataaataaaagttatgttttgataatgatgtttactataatatattttatttatgttattttgaagaatatggataaccctcaaattatgtttggatcaaagacaaatcataaagatatttgtgttattgatagtggaacaactcatgccatattcaacgatcagaaatacttttattatttgcataaggaaaaaacaaatgtttcaacaatttctggtaatataagtttgattgaaggctccggaagagccataatatttctgtctaagggaacaaaacttattatagacaatgcattgttctcctccaagtcccgaagaaacttgttgagttttatagatatccgccgaaatgggtatcatgttgagacaatagatgaaatgaacagggaatatctttgtattacaaagaatatttctggccagaaatgcattgtagaaaagttaccaactttatcttctggcttatactattcaaaaattagtacaattgaagcacactctatcgtaaaccagaagtttacggattcaaatacttttgtgctttggcatggccgtttgggccatcccggatcaataatgatgagacgaattactgaaaattcgagtgggcatccattaaagaacttgaagattcttacaaatgacgaattttcttgtgatgcttgttatcaaggaaaaatgatcactagaccatcaccaatgaaggttggtattgaatcccctgcctttttagagcgtataca
Coding sequences within:
- the LOC104243091 gene encoding uncharacterized protein isoform X1, whose amino-acid sequence is MYVTRPLSYYQQNPDALSLPPEGPNSGYLVVQDEESETYCCFGLCKNHDLMDLPFPQNKNLTVRYETGDGEHKIILKEDVMFIPVLNKPLSSNQYYAIKPHGKSKGKAFMCSKEEDKQNCCFCRCIRDVKPKPLDPEEVYQQCEICLYVTSCSGKGRFFAKSLAPDGFPPRFLRRKGWYLCAKTPKSYELSDDALGLNAELRQQLPEFNLTPSCKTSEAVVVGKWYCPFMFIKDGTVKERMERSMFYEMTLEQKWEQFFTCQNDYNNEGNSVLVDVVLDTKIVLIAESKAKWDESNVVEGVIWFRSYDKNGKEIPSVGLRQEIVQRMKWEQERGGWQNKGRIKQVQQYREKVSKWKKFSSYVLIERFVLRRMDKSLVMTYDFKHIDKLKSIWE
- the LOC104243091 gene encoding uncharacterized protein isoform X2, with translation MYVTRPLSYYQQNPDALSLPPEGPNSGYLVVQDEESETYCCFGLCKNHDLMDLPFPQNKNLTVRYETGDGEHKIILKEDVMFIPVLNKPLSSNQYYAIKPHGKSKGKAFMCSKEEDKQNCCFCRCIRDVKPKPLDPEEVYQQCEICLYVTSCSGKGRFFAKSLAPDGFPPRFLRRKAVVVGKWYCPFMFIKDGTVKERMERSMFYEMTLEQKWEQFFTCQNDYNNEGNSVLVDVVLDTKIVLIAESKAKWDESNVVEGVIWFRSYDKNGKEIPSVGLRQEIVQRMKWEQERGGWQNKGRIKQVQQYREKVSKWKKFSSYVLIERFVLRRMDKSLVMTYDFKHIDKLKSIWE
- the LOC104243090 gene encoding F-box protein At3g07870-like: MEANVTKLFDVPIAVSNSILSNFKNQKQKIVKKYVFVKSDCDCKRRRAYEITIMDLPRSIMVEILSRLPIKPIFRAKSVCKRWYNLITSDPLFITMYQTRSLNFPCILLSVDCFNAAIIELKAGYDYYSRPRNRPVILGPKFHLPQLKPKIGGLYKPKLEIIGSCNGFIRLMDSDKYDENHSLYISNPLLGEYFKVKLPEYEKRVRRVAYAFCFSEGSEQYKVLRSVVRKFRGRPEVSELDVYILGVDSEWRNAGKAPYPLCGSFHGSVNVTGALHWLDDENTEKSASIYSFNNGTEEVKPVPAPPGLETPSFCLRLVELGNCLCLSDNSYMTHVDIWWMKEYGIAESWIKDRILMDSIPRDICDARYVPIIIWKDGEILMQHERGTQLVSYSPK